In a single window of the Lates calcarifer isolate ASB-BC8 linkage group LG1, TLL_Latcal_v3, whole genome shotgun sequence genome:
- the wu:fc50b12 gene encoding p53-induced death domain-containing protein 1, with the protein MPNKAQEDAVINLKTLQEISSQLGFEWTVLAYELGFSRGDIGRFHTRSTEKSVQARTMLESWYEKSWDKPNKTKLLQDGLERAGRRDLAERLRCLHWGHQKLSRRVELPSAFPFLITVHKTIHNQDALRRINDLNRRYT; encoded by the exons ATGCCCAACAAAGCTCAAGAG gATGCTGTAATTAACCTGAAGACACTGCAGGAGATTTCCAGTCAGCTTGGCTTTGAGTGGACAGTCTTGGCGTATGAGCTCGGCTTCAGCAGAGGTGACATAGGCCGGTTCCACACCAGATCTACAGAGAAGAGTGTCCAGGCCAGGACCATGTTGGAAAGCTG GTATGAGAAGTCATGGGACAAGCCCAATAAGACCAAGCTCCTGCAAGATGGACTGGAGCGAGCGGGCAGACGGGATCTGGCTGAGAGGCTGCGCTGCCTCCACTGGGGCCACCAGAAGCTGAGCCGCAGGGTGGAGCTGCCCTCTGCTTTCCCCTTTCTCATCACCGTCCACAAGACCATCCACAACCAAGACGCACTGCGCAGGATCAATGACCTCAACCGCAGATACACTTGA
- the kbtbd7 gene encoding kelch repeat and BTB domain-containing protein 7, protein MASALSCFGGPEVLEDANHARGLMNELKSLYDCRLLGDVTIGVECEEESLESSGESARGDIDQLFLCSRNVLAAASPYFKSMFTGGLNESMQERVVIRGVDAESMSVIIDYCYTGRVTITEGNVQRLYAAANMLQLEYIRKACSSFMTRRLDLSNCVGILKFADTYDNPELKENAQAFIARNFSQVCNGGELCELDLTQLKELLSLDTLDVDCERKVCSAALQWIEANAPQKREDALQALKCVRWNLFTEKDKCYLEGLMARPLIEKYLASFFNRPTEEGCAMSATQDIPKHRIGVSAKEMILFFGLPNDNIMCCDPYSEDLYFMAPPLEDLSSQDYKRSTMESLIACATPENNLYLASHLSKHFWLYNSVNNSWQELAERPLGRIHSGMGYLNGHVYLLGGRNPVTDARLKEVECYSVQRDQWTFVAPLPHSLGKMQVVALNDHLYVVNKRRMLCYDPKRNRWRHCGSLRRDKLHKACVFQDQIICVCDIPVVKAYSPTRGEWRRLGDIPIDSRALNYQVIQHNSKLLLLTQTLLQHNKNRVLIHEYDPARDAWKNVMAVYVSTLGPVCVSTRVYPACLSSAHSFSTEEDDDSGSSADWDFDGLTDPDSDSGSSSSFSDENW, encoded by the coding sequence ATGGCTTCGGCGCTGAGTTGCTTCGGCGGTCCCGAGGTGTTGGAGGACGCGAATCACGCTCGGGGTTTGATGAACGAGTTGAAGTCGCTGTACGACTGTCGGCTGCTCGGGGATGTCACCATCGGGGTTGAATGCGAAGAGGAGTCGCTGGAGTCCAGCGGTGAGTCAGCCAGGGGTGACATTGACCAACTTTTCCTGTGTAGCCGCAACGTTCTCGCCGCCGCCAGCCCATACTTCAAGAGCATGTTCACCGGGGGGTTAAATGAGAGCATGCAGGAGAGAGTGGTCATACGCGGCGTGGACGCCGAGTCCATGTCCGTTATAATCGACTACTGCTACACAGGCAGGGTGACCATCACGGAGGGCAACGTCCAGAGGCTGTACGCGGCGGCCAACATGCTGCAGCTCGAGTACATCAGGAAGGCTTGCTCCAGTTTCATGACGAGGAGGCTGGACCTCTCCAACTGTGTGGGAATACTGAAATTTGCAGACACCTATGACAATCCTGAGCTGAAGGAGAATGCACAAGCTTTCATAGCCCGGAACTTCAGCCAGGTGTGTAATGGAGGGGAACTTTGTGAGCTAGATTTGACGCAGCTGAAGGAGCTGTTGTCTCTGGATACTTTGGATGTGGACTGTGAAAGGAAGGTGTGCTCGGCTGCTTTGCAATGGATAGAGGCTAATGCACCACAGAAGAGGGAGGATGCATTACAGGCACTGAAGTGTGTGCGCTGGAACCTGTTTACCGAAAAAGATAAGTGTTACCTGGAGGGCCTCATGGCACGACCTTTAATTGAGAAATACCTTGCATCTTTCTTTAACAGGCCTACAGAGGAGGGCTGTGCGATGTCTGCAACTCAGGACATACCAAAACACAGAATAGGAGTAAGCGCAAAAGAAATGATTCTCTTCTTTGGCCTTCCCAACGACAACATAATGTGCTGTGACCCATACTCTGAGGACCTTTATTTCATGGCTCCTCCGTTAGAAGATCTCAGCAGTCAGGATTACAAACGCTCCACCATGGAGTCCTTGATTGCCTGTGCCACACCTGAAAACAACCTGTACCTTGCCTCTCACCTCTCTAAACACTTCTGGCTGTATAACTCTGTGAATAACAGCTGGCAGGAGCTGGCAGAAAGGCCACTGGGGAGGATACACTCTGGGATGGGCTACCTCAACGGCCACGTGTACCTTCTGGGAGGAAGAAATCCAGTGACAGACGCCAGACTGAAGGAGGTAGAGTGTTATAGCGTCCAGAGGGACCAGTGGACGTTTGTGGCTCCTCTGCCTCACTCTTTGGGTAAAATGCAGGTGGTGGCATTAAATGACCACCTGTACGTTGTAAACAAAAGGAGAATGCTTTGCTATGATCCCAAGAGGAACCGTTGGCGCCACTGTGGGTCACTAAGAAGAGACAAGCTCCACAAGGCCTGCGTATTTCAGGACCAGATTATCTGCGTGTGTGATATCCCTGTGGTGAAAGCCTACAGCCCCACCAGGGGGGAATGGAGGAGGTTGGGTGACATTCCTATTGACAGTAGAGCTCTAAATTACCAGGTGatccaacacaacagcaaacTGCTGCTCCTCACTCAGACTTtgctgcaacacaacaaaaacagggtCCTCATCCATGAATACGACCCAGCCAGGGACGCATGGAAGAACGTCATGGCAGTGTATGTGTCCACCCTGGGGCCCGTGTGTGTTTCGACACGCGTGTACCCAGCGTGCCTGAGCTCTGCTCACAGCTTCTCTACAGAGGAGGACGATGACAGTGGCTCCAGTGCAGACTGGGACTTCGATGGGTTGACAGACCCAGACTCTGACTCCGGCAGCTCTAGCTCTTTCTCAGATGAGAACTGGTAG